A single Denticeps clupeoides chromosome 7, fDenClu1.1, whole genome shotgun sequence DNA region contains:
- the chst1 gene encoding carbohydrate sulfotransferase 1 gives MQCSWKAVVLFALTSIAIQYTAIRTFTAKPLQICPIPTPLNCVLGQEAESLDHDDYPYFRYNVSRKIHILILATTRSGSSFAGQLFNQHFGIFYLFEPLYHVQTALIPRLSHSQNAADRSVMLGASRDLLRSLYNCDLYFLESYIKPMPTNHSTDDLFRRGASRALCSLPVCDAFLPSDADINEGDCVKKCGSLNLTVASEACRERRHVAIKTVRIPEVEDLQGLVEDPRMNLKIIQLVRDPRGILASRTETFRDTYHLWRIWRATGQRPSNLDLSQLTTVCEDFFNSVTMGLSQPSWLRGKYMLVRYEDLALNPLQKTREIYDFLGTPMDKNVVDWIQNNTRGSNKLSAKHKFGTVRDSAANAEHWRLNLSYDIVDYTQTVCQNILQDLGYKLANSSEELKNMSVTLIEDKMFVPFL, from the coding sequence ATGCAATGTTCCTGGAAGGCTGTGGTTCTTTTTGCCCTAACCTCCATTGCCATCCAGTACACAGCAATTAGGACTTTTACAGCCAAGCCACTTCAGATATGTCCCATACCAACCCCCCTGAACTGTGTCCTTGGACAGGAGGCAGAATCGCTCGATCACGATGACTACCCGTACTTCAGATACAATGTTTCCAGGAAAATTCATATTCTCATCCTTGCCACCACCCGTAGTGGCTCATCATTTGCTGGCCAGCTGTTCAACCAGCACTTTGGCATCTTCTACTTGTTTGAGCCCCTTTATCATGTCCAGACTGCCCTCATCCCCCGACTGTCTCACAGCCAGAATGCAGCAGACCGCAGTGTGATGTTGGGTGCCAGCAGGGACCTTTTGAGAAGCCTGTACAACTGTGACCTCTACTTTTTGGAGAGCTACATCAAACCCATGCCAACCAATCACAGCACAGATGATCTATTCCGTCGTGGGGCCAGCAGGGCTCTTTGCTCACTGCCAGTGTGTGATGCCTTTCTCCCAAGTGATGCTGACATCAATGAGGGCGACTGTGTCAAGAAGTGTGGGTCCCTTAACCTGACAGTTGCTTCTGAAGCCTGTCGGGAGCGGAGGCACGTGGCCATCAAGACAGTGCGCATTCCTGAAGTTGAGGACCTCCAAGGCTTAGTGGAAGATCCCCGAATGAACCTGAAGATCATTCAGCTTGTGAGGGATCCTCGGGGCATCCTGGCATCCAGGACTGAGACTTTCCGGGACACCTACCATCTCTGGAGGATCTGGAGGGCCACAGGCCAGAGGCCGAGCAACCTTGATCTGAGCCAGttgaccacagtatgtgaggaCTTCTTCAACTCTGTGACCATGGGCCTCAGTCAGCCCTCATGGCTCAGAGGGAAGTACATGCTGGTCAGGTATGAAGACTTGGCACTCAACCCGCTTCAGAAGACCAGGGAGATTTATGACTTCCTGGGCACACCCATGGACAAGAATGTGGTTGACTGGATACAGAACAACACCAGAGGGAGTAACAAGCTGTCAGCCAAGCATAAATTTGGCACCGTGAGAGATTCAGCAGCCAACGCTGAGCACTGGAGGCTCAACCTGTCCTATGACATTGTTGATTACACTCAGACAGTGTGTCAGAACATTTTACAAGACCTTGGCTACAAGCTGGCCAATTCCTCTGAGGAGCTGAAAAATATGTCTGTCACGCTCATTGAGGACAAAATGTTTGTGCCATTTTTGTAA